From Watersipora subatra chromosome 2, tzWatSuba1.1, whole genome shotgun sequence, one genomic window encodes:
- the LOC137388558 gene encoding uncharacterized protein, giving the protein MLRNRLVLGIQNNDPRRKLLASTEQTLESVIKLCKSEERATTTLQKRQAEEAVNVNEISKKSHRSFKDTKSATRSVDCKYCGRLHAARKESCKAFGKICNFCKAEIHFEAVCLKKKAGAHASTHAIARETSDRESIDQITTKSSSQKVFECLVLIDLGAEAKFQIDSGSTVNVLRQDMLPQGVPITADKTILTSWTNDVQTVLGTARIMVRNLKNNKKYKVTFHIVDKERSLILGLRTSVAMGIITINQGDINAINTGGQIDILKEFPGAFDDKLGSLPGVQHLKVAEEARPHASPVRRVPHVIHTEVKAELDAMVKKRVIEAVDKLTP; this is encoded by the coding sequence ATGCTGCGCAACAGACTTGTGTTAGGCATTCAAAACAATGACCCAAGAAGAAAACTGCTGGCTTCTACTGAGCAAACACTTGAGTCTGTAATAAAGCTATGTAAGAGTGAGGAACGTGCTACTACTACTCTTCAAAAGAGACAAGCAGAGGAGGCAGTTAATGTGAATGAAATCTCAAAGAAAAGTCATCGTTCCTTTAAGGACACAAAATCGGCCACTAGGTCGGTGGACTGCAAATACTGTGGCAGACTGCATGCTGCCAGGAAGGAATCTTGCAAAGCTTTCGGCAAGATTTGCAATTTTTGCAAGGCAGAAATTCATTTTGAAGCTGTCTGTCTTAAAAAAAAAGCTGGTGCGCATGCATCGACACATGCAATAGCAAGGGAGACTAGTGATCGTGAATCAATAGACCAGATCACAACAAAAAGCAGCTCTCAAAAGGTTTTTGAATGCTTGGTTTTGATAGACTTAGGCGCAGAGGCCAAGTTTCAGATAGACAGTGGCTCGACTGTCAATGTCTTGAGACAGGATATGTTACCACAGGGGGTACCAATCACAGCAGACAAAACAATACTAACTTCATGGACCAACGATGTGCAGACAGTCTTGGGTACCGCTAGGATAATGGTTCGTAatctcaaaaacaacaaaaagtacAAAGTGACGTTTCATATTGTAGACAAAGAACGATCACTCATTTTAGGCTTAAGAACCTCTGTGGCAATGGGCATAATAACCATTAACCAAGGAGATATCAATGCTATAAATACGGGCGGTCAGATTGACATCTTAAAAGAATTTCCAGGTGCTTTCGACGACAAGTTAGGTTCTCTACCTGGTGTTCAGCACTTGAAAGTGGCAGAAGAAGCCAGACCACATGCCTCACCAGTGCGCCGCGTGCCACATGTTATACACACAGAGGTTAAAGCTGAACTAGATGCTATGGTGAAGAAAAGGGTAATTGAGGCTGTGGATAAACTCACTCCTTAG
- the LOC137388559 gene encoding uncharacterized protein, whose product MRFLLRHAQLAKSANQLELRLDRKRERSETAGRKPLIALLRLEARLALVRQLSADSSQYALGAVLLQQTELNTWQPVKYASRKLTEVETRYAMVEKEALAVTWACEKFDYYLVGRYFEVETDHKPLVSILGDKDLSKLPVRVKRFKMKMMRYGYSIFHTPGPQIYLADTLSRPSAASSENVGHCSAVEQYVETQVAEMLDPCRRTKLFDATRQDTTSRKCLEYLAKGWPDKKKLDAELAKLYGSHDTITSYQGLILFKGRIYIPSELRPIYLARFHESHQGIEKMRVKIRQFTWWPSMSGDIDQYVSRCNVCNRHCSIKHQPMEHAQLPEAPWLENGCDVMEHQGNGAGVCQAGVPILVGSDNGPCFASQEYHNFAQVWGFQIATSSPRYAPFNGLAERAVKTVKRLWDMSTDKDKSLLDYRSTPLKSGYSLSELMFARSIRTTSGKPVPRVVDYDLFEHKELEAKEAKREKWNAKHRAKPLSDILPGQREWVNAPSNVGKEGVVVRADSSPESYWVRIGQSDLHRNRKHLFVLSDSDCREDNYFFIQPTSVVNAEEAAVSKRVIDRQAFPTLLTPRVPNSTTPASIRDNTGNGEDFNRRRGSRQLLILTTLIQYYEVSQYTLQGVKRPLGEGLPKMLEMWGDLPRNRPVHPPQVQEVQAGGSREETVPLHSLQYVWGKGPHIRGLPERVEKERRKALQAFSTCK is encoded by the exons ATGAGATTTCTCTTGCGCCATGCGCAGCtagccaaatcagccaatcagctag AACTCCGCCTTGACCGGAAACGGGAAAGAAGCGAGACCGCTGGGAGAAAACCTCTCATCGCTCTCTTACGACTAGAAGCTCG ATTAGCCTTAGTTCGGCAGCTGTCAGCAGATTCAAGCCAGTATGCTCTCGGTGCCGTGCTATTACAGCAGACCGAGCTGAATACTTGGCAACCAGTCAAATACGCTTCACGCAAATTGACTGAGGTCGAAACTAGGTATGCAATGGTCGAAAAAGAAGCGCTGGCAGTCACATGGGCCTGCGAAAAATTTGATTATTACCTAGTAGGTCGATATTTTGAGGTAGAGACAGACCACAAACCTTTAGTCTCCATCCTTGGTGACAAAGATCTGTCTAAGCTACCTGTGCGGGTAAAACGGTTTAAAATGAAGATGATGAGGTACGGGTATTCAATTTTTCATACCCCAGGACCTCAAATTTACTTAGCAGACACACTGAGTCGGCCTAGCGCCGCTAGCAGTGAAAATGTAGGTCACTGTTCTGCAGTGGAACAGTACGTCGAGACACAGGTTGCAGAGATGCTAGACCCGTGTAGGCGAACTAAGTTGTTTGACGCCACTCGGCAAGACACAACATCCAGAAAATGTTTGGAATACCTTGCGAAAGGGTGGCCAGACAAAAAGAAATTGGATGCAGAGCTCGCTAAGTTGTATGGTAGTCATGATACGATTACGTCATACCAGGGTCTAATTCTGTTTAAAGGCAGAATTTACATTCCGAGTGAGTTGAGGCCCATTTACCTGGCACGGTTCCATGAAAGCCATCAAGGGATCGAAAAGATGCGAGTAAAAATCAGGCAATTCACTTGGTGGCCCTCAATGAGTGGTGATATAGACCAATATGTCTCTCGATGTAATGTCTGTAATAGACACTGTTCTATCAAACACCAGCCCATGGAGCATGCTCAGCTTCCTGAAGCTCCTTGGTTGGAAAATGGGTGTGATGTTATGGAACATCAAG GCAATGGAGCCGGTGTTTGCCAGGCTGGGGTGCCAATATTAGTCGGGAGTGATAACGGACCATGTTTTGCTAGCCAGGAATATCACAACTTTGCGCAAGTATGGGGTTTCCAAATAGCCACCAGCAGCCCAAGGTATGCCCCATTCAATGGACTAGCAGAACGGGCAGTCAAAACCGTCAAACGGTTGTGGGACATGTCAACGGACAAGGACAAATCACTCCTTGATTACCGATCAACACCACTCAAATCGGGTTACTCCCTGAGCGAGTTAATGTTTGCTAGATCGATCAGGACAACGTCGGGAAAACCTGTTCCCCGAGTTGTAGACTACGATCTATTTGAACATAAAGAACTCGAAGCCAAAGAGGCTAAGCGTGAGAAATGGAACGCTAAACACAGGGCTAAGCCTCTGTCAGACATCCTACCGGGGCAGCGGGAATGGGTTAATGCTCCATCCAATGTCGGTAAGGAAGGGGTTGTAGTCCGGGCGGACAGCTCTCCGGAGAGCTATTGGGTTCGCATAGGACAGAGCGACCTTCATCGCAACCGTAAGCATTTATTTGTGCTTTCTGACTCTGATTGTAGAGAGGATAACTATTTTTTCATACAGCCTACCAGTGTGGTGAATGCCGAAGAGGCTGCCGTGAGTAAAAGGGTCATAGATAGACAAGCTTTTCCCACTTTACTAACCCCTAGGGTGCCTAATTCTACTACCCCCGCTTCGATTAGAGATAACACTGGTAATGGGGAGGACTTCAATAGACGACGAGGCTCACGCCA ATTACTAATTCTTACTACATTGATTCAATATTATGAAGTGTCCCAATACACACTGCAAGGAGTCAAGAGACCACTTGGGGAAGGACTGCCCAAGATGCTGGAGATGTGGGGAGACCTCCCACGCAACCGACCGGTGCACCCGCCTCAGGTGCAAGAAGTGCAGGCAGGAGGGTCACGAGAGGAAACGGTGCCCCTGCATAGTCTGCAATATGTGTGGGGAAAAGGGCCACACATTAGAGGTCTGCCGGAACGCGTCGAGAAGGAGAGGAGGAAAGCCCTTCAGGCCTTCAGTACCTGCAAGTAA